GCAAGTCCTCTCCCTTCCAATCCCCACGGAGGAGCAGTCGATCCACCTTGGCCCAGAGTTCTCTCAGCAGGGAAGCCTTCCATGTATTCCAGGCACCAGGGCCTGTCGAGCGCGAGTCGGCAATGGTGAGAAGATAGAGCAGGTGCAACCGTTCCCTCTCTTTCACTTCAATGGCGCAGCCGAGTATGGGTTTTTCATCCATGAGATCACGTTTGAGAGCCGTCTCTGCAAGAATGAGATGATGCCTGATGAGAAAAATCAGCAAGTCGCCCTCTTCTTCTGAAAGATGCAGCCGTTCGGCAATATCTTTGGCCATTACGGCGCCCCGCTCCGCATGATTCTTGCCTTTCCCTTTGCCGATATCATGGATCAGCGCTGCGAGGTAGAGGATGCGACGGTGCTTTATCTGTTCAAAAACGTTTTTCAGCCTGAGTCCCAAAAGTGATTCGTCCTCATCCTGTTCCATGCGATGCAATTGACGTACGGTGCGCAAGAGGTGTTCATCCACCGTATACAAATGATAAACATCATGCTGGACCCGGTAACGCACTGCGGCAAACTCAGGTAGAAACACATCCAGAAAACCTGTCTCCAGCATCACCTTGAGCACACGAAAAGCGTTCTTATCGTCAAGCAGGATATCGAAAAACTGTTTGATGGTTTCCCGATCTCTGCGCACCGCATCCGTAAATGCGCTCAAGTTTTCACGGATGACCTGTCCTGCCTGGTGATGAAAATGGGCGTCAGATTGCGCTGCCTGCCAGAAAAACTGCATGAGGAGCCCCGGACGTTTTTTGACCCATTCCGGTTCCATAAAATGAAGATGCCTGCCTTCCAGCAGGAACGGCCCCGGGAGAATTCGCTTGTGGAGACCAAGCCTTGGGATTTTTCTTTGAGCTTCTTCCAAACGTTCGAGGAAAAAAGAGGTGGTGCGCCGAATGCGTGCAGTATGACGATAGTAGAGTCTCATGAAAGCTTCTACTGCAGAGCCTTGAAGTCCATCCATGCAGCCGATGCGCGCAGCGATCTGCTCCTGTTCCGGGAAAAGGAGCTGATCCTGTCGACGTCCCGTCAACTGGTGAAGTTGCAACCGCACACGCCACAGGAAATCATAAGCCTGTTCGATCCACAGTTTCTCCTGCGGAGTGAGCCATTCATGCGCAATCATGGCATCAAAAGAAGGATTTTGAAAATAGACGGCCCCTGCCCATCGCATGAGATGGCAATCCCTCAATCCGCCAACCCCTTCCTTGATGTGAGGTTCTAAAAGATAAGAACTTTCGCCGTACTGCACGAGGCGGCCTTCACGATATTGAAGCAAATTTTGAAGAAATCGCCGCCGACTTTGTGTTCCAAAGCTCTTGCTGTAGGATTTGCGCCAATCTTTGAAAAGCTGGGAATCTCCAGCGATCAGTTCGGCTTCGAGATGATTGGTAAGGATGGTAAAATCTTCATTGACCAGACGTTTCACCGCCGAGACGGAAGCTGTGACATGACCTACTTCAA
This region of Desulforhabdus amnigena genomic DNA includes:
- the glnD gene encoding [protein-PII] uridylyltransferase → MAQQRFNLLFQRLKEIRQTFLQMCRNDVPGLLAARTYAQHFRENLAKAFNAESLPEAGWALAAVGGFGRGELSFASDLDLLFLYQKRLPQVLQDVVREIVYGLWDNGFEVGHVTASVSAVKRLVNEDFTILTNHLEAELIAGDSQLFKDWRKSYSKSFGTQSRRRFLQNLLQYREGRLVQYGESSYLLEPHIKEGVGGLRDCHLMRWAGAVYFQNPSFDAMIAHEWLTPQEKLWIEQAYDFLWRVRLQLHQLTGRRQDQLLFPEQEQIAARIGCMDGLQGSAVEAFMRLYYRHTARIRRTTSFFLERLEEAQRKIPRLGLHKRILPGPFLLEGRHLHFMEPEWVKKRPGLLMQFFWQAAQSDAHFHHQAGQVIRENLSAFTDAVRRDRETIKQFFDILLDDKNAFRVLKVMLETGFLDVFLPEFAAVRYRVQHDVYHLYTVDEHLLRTVRQLHRMEQDEDESLLGLRLKNVFEQIKHRRILYLAALIHDIGKGKGKNHAERGAVMAKDIAERLHLSEEEGDLLIFLIRHHLILAETALKRDLMDEKPILGCAIEVKERERLHLLYLLTIADSRSTGPGAWNTWKASLLRELWAKVDRLLLRGDWKGEDLQERSAVVQQKVLEHFESESEKLKVAQWLEKLSFRYLLSQAPEAIKRHYHMERELDGERALAFHARQMEGSMWEVTFATRDRPGLFAIITGILWARGLNILSADIFTRESGIALDILILERLPDPLRADELWEKIKSDFGKVLENRSYLDELLATRRKPSLLQPKCLPRKEDRVLVDEDASDFYTIIEVYTWDRPGVLHSIANTLYNLQVSIQLAKISTPGAQVTDVFYVTDLSGNKLMDFDLHERIRQSLLECLAVTC